From the genome of Vulpes lagopus strain Blue_001 chromosome 2, ASM1834538v1, whole genome shotgun sequence, one region includes:
- the LOC121485146 gene encoding 40S ribosomal protein S29-like: MGHQQLYWSHLRKFGQGSHSCRICSNRHGLIRKYGLNICHQCFRQYAKDIGFIKLD; the protein is encoded by the coding sequence ATGGGTCACCAGCAGCTCTACTGGAGCCACCTGAGGAAGTTTGGCCAGGGCTCTCATTCTTGCCGCATCTGTTCAAACCGGCACGGTCTGATCCGGAAATATGGCCTCAACATATGCCACCAGTGTTTCCGTCAGTACGCCAAGGATATAGGCTTCATTAAGTTGGATTAA